A portion of the Ralstonia nicotianae genome contains these proteins:
- a CDS encoding DUF2784 domain-containing protein, with translation MIRLADTVLVLHALVVLFIVGGLIAILAGAALRQGWVRNRTFRLTHLAAIGVVAMLALFDLPCPLTVLEDRLRTGAAGPQGFVQRWVSAWLYYDLPAWVFATAYVAFLLVVVVTWWRIPPRA, from the coding sequence ATGATCCGGCTGGCTGACACTGTTCTCGTACTGCACGCACTGGTCGTCCTGTTCATCGTCGGCGGGTTGATCGCCATCCTGGCAGGCGCCGCGCTCAGGCAGGGCTGGGTGCGCAACCGCACTTTCCGGCTGACGCATCTCGCGGCGATCGGCGTCGTTGCGATGCTGGCGCTGTTTGACCTGCCCTGCCCGCTCACCGTGCTGGAGGATCGGCTGCGCACCGGGGCCGCGGGCCCGCAAGGCTTCGTGCAGCGCTGGGTGAGCGCCTGGCTGTATTACGACTTGCCGGCCTGGGTGTTTGCCACGGCCTACGTGGCGTTCCTGCTGGTCGTGGTGGTGACTTGGTGGCGCATTCCGCCGCGCGCATGA
- the cobO gene encoding cob(I)yrinic acid a,c-diamide adenosyltransferase has protein sequence MKTDPAAHQRMTERRKAGFEKKKAAATGEKGLLIVHTGTGKGKSSAAFGMGLRVVGHGMRLGVVQFIKGALHTAERDLLGRFDNCDFLTMGEGYTWNTQDRDADIATARQGWAEARRMIESGDYAMVILDELNIVLKYDYLPLDEVLAVLAARPAALHVVITGRHAPEALVEAADLVTEMRLVKHPYREQGIKAQRGVEY, from the coding sequence ATGAAAACCGACCCCGCCGCGCACCAGCGCATGACCGAACGTCGCAAGGCCGGCTTCGAGAAGAAGAAGGCCGCCGCCACCGGCGAGAAAGGCCTGCTGATCGTCCACACCGGCACCGGCAAGGGCAAGAGCAGCGCGGCCTTCGGCATGGGGCTGCGCGTGGTCGGGCATGGCATGCGCCTGGGCGTGGTCCAGTTCATCAAGGGCGCGCTGCATACCGCCGAGCGCGACCTGCTGGGCCGCTTCGACAACTGCGACTTCCTCACCATGGGCGAGGGCTACACCTGGAACACCCAGGACCGCGACGCCGACATCGCCACCGCGCGCCAGGGCTGGGCCGAAGCGCGCCGCATGATCGAAAGCGGCGACTACGCGATGGTGATCCTCGACGAGCTCAACATCGTGCTCAAGTACGACTACCTGCCGCTCGACGAGGTGCTGGCGGTACTCGCCGCGCGCCCGGCCGCGCTGCACGTGGTCATCACCGGCCGCCACGCGCCCGAGGCGCTGGTCGAAGCCGCCGACCTGGTGACCGAAATGCGCCTGGTCAAGCACCCCTACCGCGAACAGGGCATCAAGGCGCAGCGCGGCGTGGAGTACTGA
- the cobM gene encoding precorrin-4 C(11)-methyltransferase encodes MKVYFIGAGPGAADLITLRGARILGSVPMVLYAGSLVPPEMLQHCRPDAELHDTATLSLDEQEACYRRAQAEGKDVARLHSGDPAIYGATAEQMRRLEALSIDYEIVPGVSSFTAAAAVLGAELTRPAVSQSIVLTRVSGRASAVPELESVARFAEHQATMCIFLSGQRLKQTVADLLLHYPADTPVALVRRATWPDQAIHRSTLGALLSEVSQKDWLLTTLLLVGRALSREGGVESSLYAAGFTHIFRDGTDRKAPRRRPRKAPTGKETA; translated from the coding sequence ATGAAGGTGTATTTCATCGGTGCCGGGCCCGGCGCCGCCGACCTCATCACGCTGCGCGGCGCGCGCATCCTGGGCAGCGTGCCGATGGTGCTGTACGCGGGCTCGCTGGTGCCGCCCGAGATGCTGCAGCACTGCCGCCCCGACGCCGAACTGCACGACACCGCCACCCTGTCGCTCGACGAGCAGGAAGCCTGCTACCGCCGCGCGCAGGCCGAGGGCAAGGACGTGGCGCGCCTGCACTCGGGCGACCCGGCCATCTACGGCGCCACCGCCGAGCAGATGCGCCGGCTGGAGGCGCTCAGCATCGACTACGAGATCGTGCCCGGCGTATCGTCGTTCACCGCCGCCGCCGCCGTGCTGGGTGCCGAGCTGACGCGGCCAGCGGTGTCGCAATCGATCGTCCTGACGCGGGTGTCGGGGCGGGCCTCTGCGGTGCCCGAGCTCGAATCCGTCGCGCGCTTCGCCGAGCACCAGGCCACGATGTGCATCTTCCTGTCCGGCCAGCGCCTGAAGCAGACCGTGGCCGACCTGCTGCTGCACTACCCGGCCGACACGCCGGTGGCGCTGGTGCGCCGCGCCACCTGGCCCGACCAGGCCATCCACCGCAGCACGCTGGGCGCGCTGCTGTCGGAAGTCAGCCAGAAAGACTGGCTGCTGACCACCTTGTTGCTGGTCGGGCGCGCGCTGTCGCGCGAGGGCGGCGTGGAGTCCAGCCTGTACGCGGCCGGCTTCACGCACATCTTCCGCGACGGCACCGACCGCAAAGCCCCGCGCCGCCGCCCGCGCAAAGCGCCCACCGGCAAGGAGACCGCATGA
- a CDS encoding DUF2322 family protein — translation MIQPSNVFKDNLAQLPAIDGIERIDLIDGKGAVVADIENKPGKQGSLAVYRYLQQAFGTLDAKAAEHGLAVFAEHTADARNRPGAHPNVDRLLAIAAGAEVLHISVVAKA, via the coding sequence GTGATTCAACCGAGCAACGTATTCAAGGACAACCTCGCCCAGCTGCCGGCGATCGACGGGATCGAGCGTATCGACCTGATCGACGGCAAGGGCGCCGTGGTGGCGGACATCGAGAACAAGCCGGGCAAGCAGGGCTCGCTGGCGGTGTACCGCTACCTGCAGCAGGCATTCGGCACGCTCGACGCCAAGGCGGCCGAGCATGGTCTCGCGGTGTTCGCCGAGCACACGGCCGATGCGCGCAACCGCCCGGGGGCGCACCCGAACGTCGACCGCCTGCTGGCGATCGCGGCAGGGGCGGAAGTGCTGCACATCAGCGTTGTCGCCAAGGCTTGA
- a CDS encoding MFS transporter: MLTASGRNDGSEGSDQTLLYFGWLTLFIYLATPAGYLLDIQTSYLLKNQLHATATQISIFRLVTGIPVYIAFAFGLARDHWNPLGLRDRGFFLIFAPTTAVALIWMAFSGFSYLGLLVGMLLAMLSSRFVAAAYQGLIALVGQEKLMSGRLSALWNVVSAVPVVAGAFASGYISGHLAPQGAFFLVAAVTVLIALLGLWKPISVFGQLYEKPQARGTDFIGNVRRLVTHRAIYPAVLICFLWNFAPGSATPLQFYLTNALHASDSVYSYYNGIFAAAFIPTFLLYGLLCKKVSLDKLLWWGTLVAVPQMIPLAFIHSANLALVLAAPIGLMGGVATAAYFDLAMRSCPPGLQGTLMMLVDGVLALSARAGDLLGSWIYNSSPTHGFTYCVIATTVVYALILLLIPLTPKTLIATRDGEPNPEAEVRNEPREAEPT; this comes from the coding sequence ATGCTGACCGCTTCTGGTCGTAATGATGGCTCCGAGGGCAGCGATCAAACCCTGTTGTATTTCGGCTGGCTGACCTTGTTCATCTATCTGGCAACGCCGGCCGGTTACCTGCTTGATATCCAGACGTCGTACCTGCTCAAGAACCAGCTGCATGCGACGGCGACGCAGATCTCGATCTTCCGGCTGGTGACGGGCATCCCGGTGTACATTGCGTTCGCGTTCGGCCTCGCGCGCGATCACTGGAACCCGCTGGGGCTGCGGGATCGCGGCTTCTTCCTGATTTTCGCTCCGACGACCGCGGTGGCCCTCATCTGGATGGCGTTCTCAGGGTTCTCATACCTGGGACTGCTCGTCGGAATGCTGCTGGCAATGCTGTCGTCGCGATTCGTCGCCGCGGCCTATCAGGGGTTGATCGCCCTGGTGGGCCAGGAGAAGCTCATGTCCGGGCGCCTGAGCGCGCTATGGAACGTGGTCAGCGCCGTCCCCGTCGTTGCGGGCGCGTTCGCTTCCGGGTACATCTCCGGCCACCTTGCCCCGCAAGGGGCCTTCTTCCTGGTGGCGGCGGTCACGGTGCTGATTGCCCTGCTGGGGCTCTGGAAGCCCATTTCCGTCTTCGGCCAGCTCTACGAGAAACCACAGGCCAGGGGCACGGATTTCATTGGAAATGTCAGGCGGCTGGTGACGCATCGGGCCATTTATCCAGCGGTTCTCATCTGCTTTCTGTGGAACTTTGCGCCGGGATCCGCCACGCCTCTGCAGTTCTATCTGACCAATGCGCTGCATGCATCGGATTCCGTTTACTCGTACTACAACGGGATCTTTGCCGCCGCGTTCATCCCGACATTTCTGCTGTATGGCTTGCTGTGCAAGAAAGTATCGCTGGATAAGCTGCTATGGTGGGGAACGCTCGTCGCAGTGCCGCAGATGATTCCGCTCGCCTTCATTCACTCAGCCAATCTCGCGCTGGTACTGGCGGCACCGATCGGGCTGATGGGTGGTGTCGCCACGGCGGCGTACTTCGATCTCGCGATGCGGTCCTGTCCGCCCGGCTTGCAAGGCACCCTGATGATGCTGGTGGATGGCGTTCTCGCGCTCTCGGCGCGTGCCGGCGATCTGCTCGGCTCATGGATCTACAACAGCAGCCCAACGCACGGATTCACGTATTGCGTGATCGCGACGACCGTGGTCTACGCACTGATCCTGCTCTTGATTCCGCTGACGCCGAAGACATTGATCGCCACTAGAGATGGCGAACCCAACCCGGAGGCCGAGGTGCGGAACGAGCCCCGAGAAGCCGAGCCTACGTAG
- a CDS encoding CobW family GTP-binding protein, translating into MTQRIPVTVFTGFLGAGKTTLLSGLIRDNKQRRLAILVNEFGEVSIDGALLRGDGERGGAEVHDLSNGLIAYDDDADFLPTMQALWQRRGTIDHVLIETSGLALPTAVMESLQSEALAPYFVLDATLAVVDTPLLLSGGFDRAADDDATQTPIASLFEQQLANADIVVLNKIDALVEDAQLDAEARVRALAPSVRFIELAFDARLDTRLTLGLRLHEPAGTAHRHYGPVATLPGLNLRPLANQRLLDGHSHGGQGAHSHGLATHKHFHERDPGWQSFMVRSHDAQDADTLRHAVAAITRSEPILRAKGFARAGAGRVLIQAVRNRVEARLELDAAPPRQAQLVFIGYHPSRPRVAEQLRELTGTDWR; encoded by the coding sequence ATGACCCAACGCATTCCCGTCACCGTCTTCACCGGCTTCCTGGGCGCCGGCAAGACCACGCTGCTGTCCGGCCTGATCCGCGACAACAAGCAGCGCCGCCTGGCCATCCTCGTCAACGAATTCGGCGAAGTGTCGATCGACGGCGCGCTGCTGCGCGGCGACGGCGAGCGCGGCGGCGCGGAGGTCCACGACCTGTCCAACGGACTGATCGCCTACGACGACGATGCCGATTTCCTGCCGACCATGCAGGCACTGTGGCAGCGGCGCGGCACGATCGACCACGTGCTGATCGAGACCTCCGGCCTCGCGCTGCCGACAGCGGTGATGGAAAGCCTGCAGAGCGAAGCGCTGGCGCCGTACTTCGTGCTGGACGCCACGCTGGCCGTGGTGGACACGCCCCTGCTGCTGTCGGGCGGCTTCGACCGCGCGGCCGACGACGACGCCACGCAAACCCCCATCGCCAGCCTGTTCGAGCAGCAGCTCGCCAACGCGGACATCGTCGTGCTCAACAAGATCGACGCGCTCGTCGAAGACGCCCAGCTCGACGCCGAGGCGCGCGTGCGGGCGCTGGCGCCGTCGGTGCGCTTCATCGAACTGGCGTTCGACGCCCGGCTCGACACGCGGCTCACGCTCGGCCTGCGTCTGCACGAGCCGGCCGGCACCGCGCACCGGCACTACGGGCCGGTGGCCACCCTGCCCGGGCTCAACCTGCGGCCGCTGGCCAACCAGCGCCTGCTCGACGGCCACAGCCACGGCGGCCAGGGCGCGCACAGCCACGGGCTGGCGACGCACAAGCATTTCCACGAGCGCGATCCGGGCTGGCAGTCGTTCATGGTCCGCAGCCACGACGCGCAGGACGCCGACACCCTGCGCCACGCCGTCGCCGCCATCACCCGCAGCGAACCGATCCTGCGCGCCAAGGGCTTTGCCCGCGCCGGCGCCGGACGGGTGCTGATCCAGGCGGTCCGCAACCGGGTGGAAGCCCGGCTGGAACTGGATGCCGCGCCGCCCAGGCAGGCCCAGCTGGTGTTCATCGGCTACCACCCGAGCCGCCCGCGCGTGGCCGAGCAGCTGCGCGAACTCACCGGCACCGACTGGCGCTGA
- the bluB gene encoding 5,6-dimethylbenzimidazole synthase, producing MTTTHRYTEADVAAVYRVIRERRDMRHFRPDPIEPALLARLLRAAHLAPSVGYMQPWRFIRITDAALRARIHALVEEERLSTARALGQREDEFLRLKVEGILDCGEVLVAALMDKREPHIFGRRTLPEMDLASVACAIQNLWLAARAEGIGVGWVSMFDPQQLGQLLHLPAGARPVAVLCLGHVDAFYDRPMLEQEHWASRQPLESMLFENRWQVD from the coding sequence ATGACCACCACGCACCGCTACACCGAGGCCGATGTCGCTGCCGTCTACCGCGTCATCCGCGAGCGGCGCGACATGCGCCACTTCCGCCCCGACCCGATCGAGCCCGCGCTGCTGGCGCGCCTGCTGCGGGCAGCCCACCTGGCGCCCAGCGTCGGCTACATGCAGCCGTGGCGCTTCATCCGCATCACCGATGCGGCGCTGCGCGCGCGCATCCACGCGCTGGTCGAGGAGGAGCGCCTCAGCACCGCCCGGGCGCTCGGCCAGCGGGAAGACGAATTCCTGCGGCTGAAGGTCGAAGGCATTCTCGACTGCGGCGAAGTGCTGGTCGCCGCGCTGATGGACAAGCGCGAGCCGCACATCTTCGGCCGGCGCACGCTGCCCGAGATGGACCTCGCCTCGGTCGCCTGCGCGATCCAGAACCTGTGGCTCGCCGCCCGCGCGGAAGGTATCGGCGTGGGCTGGGTCTCGATGTTCGATCCGCAGCAGCTGGGCCAGTTGCTGCACCTGCCCGCCGGCGCCCGCCCGGTGGCCGTGCTGTGCCTGGGCCATGTCGATGCGTTCTACGACCGGCCGATGCTGGAGCAGGAGCACTGGGCCAGCCGCCAGCCGCTGGAATCGATGCTGTTCGAGAACCGCTGGCAGGTTGACTGA
- the paaE gene encoding 1,2-phenylacetyl-CoA epoxidase subunit PaaE, giving the protein MTPQFHPLRVAEVRGETADTISLRFDVPDDLREAYRFTQGQFLTLRVPAGAAGQGELRRSYSICCAVQDYDAHGELRVAVKRVDAGVFSNHLHDRIRVGQTLDVLPPDGRFYVPLAAESARHYVAFAAGSGITPVLSLIKTTLAAEPHSRFTLVYGNRTVDSIIFAEALEDLKDRYLDRFALYHVLSRQPQEIALFNGRLDGDKARAFLDTLIPPDDIDAAFICGPSTMIDAVEAALLARGVPRERVHAERFGVPVGDASARPRKPAAVAGDVALTVVLDGKSHHVPMVGDGKVLDSALAAGLDLPYACKGGVCCTCRAKVLEGRVEMEKNFTLEDWEIRQGFVLTCQARPLTERVVVSYDER; this is encoded by the coding sequence ATGACGCCTCAATTCCACCCGCTGCGCGTTGCCGAAGTCCGTGGCGAGACGGCCGATACCATCTCCCTGCGCTTCGACGTGCCGGACGACCTGCGCGAGGCGTACCGCTTTACGCAGGGCCAGTTCCTCACGCTGCGCGTGCCGGCGGGCGCGGCCGGGCAGGGCGAGCTGCGGCGCTCGTATTCCATCTGCTGCGCGGTCCAGGACTACGACGCGCACGGCGAGCTGCGCGTGGCCGTCAAGCGCGTGGATGCCGGCGTGTTTTCCAACCACCTGCACGACCGCATCCGCGTCGGCCAGACGCTCGACGTGCTGCCGCCCGACGGCCGCTTCTACGTGCCGCTGGCCGCCGAGAGCGCGCGCCACTATGTCGCTTTCGCCGCCGGCAGCGGCATCACGCCCGTCCTGTCGCTGATCAAGACCACGCTCGCCGCCGAGCCGCACAGCCGCTTCACGCTGGTCTACGGCAACCGCACGGTGGACAGCATCATCTTTGCCGAGGCGCTCGAAGACCTGAAGGACCGCTACCTCGACCGCTTCGCGCTGTACCACGTGCTGTCGCGCCAGCCACAGGAGATCGCGCTGTTCAACGGTCGGCTCGACGGCGACAAGGCGCGCGCCTTTCTCGACACGCTGATCCCGCCCGACGACATCGACGCGGCGTTCATCTGCGGCCCGTCCACCATGATCGACGCGGTGGAGGCGGCGCTGCTGGCGCGCGGCGTGCCGCGCGAGCGCGTGCATGCGGAGCGCTTCGGCGTGCCGGTGGGCGATGCATCGGCCAGGCCGCGCAAGCCGGCCGCCGTCGCGGGCGACGTGGCGCTGACGGTGGTGCTCGACGGCAAGTCGCACCATGTGCCGATGGTGGGCGACGGCAAGGTGCTCGACAGCGCCTTGGCCGCCGGGCTCGACCTGCCTTACGCCTGCAAGGGCGGGGTCTGCTGCACGTGCCGCGCCAAGGTGCTGGAGGGGCGGGTGGAGATGGAGAAGAACTTCACGCTGGAGGACTGGGAGATCCGGCAGGGGTTTGTGCTGACTTGCCAGGCGCGGCCGTTGACGGAGCGCGTGGTGGTCAGTTACGACGAGCGCTAG
- a CDS encoding cobalamin biosynthesis protein codes for MKPTAIWLVRADAQPLARRLARALDAEVYEPWEIPHASPRELFRHAFAHHRRWIMVAAAGIAVRYLDGLPRNKLTDPAVVVLDEAARFAIPLLGGHEGGANALAYEVAQLTGGIPAVTTATEARKPLTLGIGCRRGKSMEAIGRAVMAALSQRALAEVREIATIDLKADEPGLLAFCARHGLPLRVIAQADIAARGWTDAPSAWVRKSVGVDGVCEPCALIASPRGQLIVPKTALDGVTVAVVEDNPAWKDTTQ; via the coding sequence ATGAAGCCCACCGCGATCTGGCTGGTGCGCGCCGATGCGCAGCCGCTGGCCCGGCGGCTGGCCCGGGCGCTCGATGCCGAGGTGTACGAGCCGTGGGAGATCCCGCACGCCTCGCCGCGCGAGCTGTTCCGCCACGCCTTCGCGCACCATCGCCGCTGGATCATGGTGGCGGCCGCCGGCATCGCCGTGCGCTACCTCGACGGTCTGCCCCGCAACAAGCTGACCGACCCGGCCGTGGTCGTGCTGGACGAGGCCGCGCGCTTCGCCATCCCGCTGCTGGGCGGGCACGAGGGCGGCGCCAACGCGCTCGCCTACGAAGTGGCGCAGCTCACCGGCGGCATCCCGGCCGTCACCACCGCCACCGAGGCCCGCAAGCCGCTGACGCTCGGCATCGGCTGCCGGCGCGGCAAATCGATGGAGGCCATCGGGCGCGCCGTGATGGCCGCGCTGAGCCAGCGCGCGCTGGCCGAGGTGCGCGAAATCGCCACCATCGACCTGAAGGCCGACGAACCGGGCCTGCTGGCCTTCTGCGCGCGCCACGGGCTGCCGCTGCGCGTGATCGCCCAGGCGGACATCGCCGCGCGCGGCTGGACGGACGCTCCGTCGGCCTGGGTGCGCAAGAGCGTCGGCGTCGACGGCGTGTGCGAGCCGTGCGCGCTGATCGCCAGCCCGCGCGGGCAACTGATCGTTCCCAAGACGGCGCTCGACGGCGTGACCGTCGCTGTCGTCGAAGACAACCCTGCATGGAAGGACACCACCCAATGA
- a CDS encoding TetR/AcrR family transcriptional regulator translates to MSRVKNEDEFELRRESVLDTAAEAFAADSYASVSMNQIAAACGGSKSRLYHYYEGKEAILFDLLDRYTLRLADLVERAERDALHARLSARATLHLLIRTFLAEYATSRTRHVALLNDVKYLSPEQRDIILAREREVVAAVGRQLAAAYPGKVDDANRTPVTMMVFGMMNWTFTWLKPDGPLSYEGYAEMVIEMLENGLGGGKTQS, encoded by the coding sequence ATGTCCCGCGTCAAGAACGAAGACGAATTCGAACTCCGCCGAGAAAGCGTGCTCGACACCGCCGCCGAAGCCTTCGCCGCGGACAGCTACGCGAGCGTGTCGATGAACCAGATCGCCGCGGCATGCGGCGGCTCGAAGTCCCGCCTGTATCACTACTACGAAGGCAAGGAAGCCATCCTGTTCGACCTGCTGGACCGCTACACCCTGCGCCTGGCCGATCTGGTCGAACGCGCCGAGCGCGACGCGCTCCACGCCAGGCTGTCGGCGCGCGCCACGCTGCACCTGCTGATCCGCACCTTCCTGGCCGAGTACGCCACCTCGCGCACGCGGCACGTGGCGCTGCTCAATGACGTGAAATACCTGTCGCCCGAACAGCGCGACATCATCCTGGCGCGCGAGCGCGAAGTCGTCGCTGCCGTCGGCCGCCAGCTCGCCGCGGCCTACCCCGGCAAGGTCGACGACGCCAACCGCACGCCGGTCACGATGATGGTGTTCGGGATGATGAACTGGACGTTCACATGGCTCAAACCCGATGGGCCGCTGTCGTACGAAGGCTATGCCGAGATGGTGATTGAGATGCTGGAGAATGGGTTGGGTGGGGGTAAAACGCAATCCTAG
- the cobJ gene encoding precorrin-3B C(17)-methyltransferase yields MSGKLYLVSVGPGTRELIPPMVKTALDAADVIVAYDLYLTWIAPWITAKDIRTLPLTQERGRAELAIAEARAGRTVALISSGDIGIYAMAALAFEAMAEHDTFDVQVIPGITSANACASLLGSPLSHDFATLSLSDLLCPWSWIETRARHIAQADLAVVLYNVQSRQRQEGVYRILDILLEHKRAETLCGIVHNAYREGQAAEIVTLAELRTRRFDMLTSLVIGNRFTRRKRGWIYTPRGYGNWDDTPDTVTAAGLPAHAVWVFSGTSDGNALARDIAATGRAVVVSSASDYGAALAGQNCPGVAVVAGRLGIERRRELLRESAAHAIVDATHPYAAEMSQQLIRLAQELALPYLRYERPGDAQAAPAQRAASMEDAARLAMQHGRRIFLATGSKDLATFVSADAAGRHAWFVRVAPDPAHLQRAIDAGIPRARLVAMQGPFSQAANEALWRDWGIDCVVTKDSGEAGGYHAKAAAAAALGIPLIVVDRPAIDYPAVAHDFAGVLMQLANLADRNNVEA; encoded by the coding sequence ATGAGTGGCAAGCTGTATCTGGTCTCGGTCGGGCCCGGCACCCGCGAACTGATCCCGCCGATGGTCAAGACGGCCCTGGACGCGGCCGACGTGATCGTCGCCTACGACCTCTACCTGACCTGGATCGCGCCGTGGATCACGGCCAAGGACATCCGCACGCTGCCGCTCACGCAGGAGCGCGGCCGCGCCGAGCTGGCGATCGCCGAGGCGCGCGCCGGACGCACGGTGGCCCTGATCTCCAGCGGCGACATCGGCATCTACGCCATGGCCGCGCTGGCGTTCGAAGCGATGGCCGAGCACGACACCTTCGACGTGCAGGTCATTCCCGGCATCACCTCGGCCAACGCCTGCGCCTCGCTGCTGGGCTCGCCGCTGTCGCACGACTTCGCCACGCTGAGCCTGTCCGACCTGCTGTGCCCATGGTCGTGGATCGAAACGCGCGCGCGCCACATCGCCCAGGCCGACCTGGCCGTGGTGCTCTACAACGTGCAGAGCCGCCAGCGGCAGGAAGGCGTCTACCGCATCCTCGACATCCTGCTCGAGCACAAGCGCGCCGAAACGCTCTGCGGCATCGTCCACAACGCCTACCGCGAAGGCCAGGCCGCCGAGATCGTCACGCTGGCCGAGCTGCGCACGCGCCGCTTCGACATGCTGACCTCGCTGGTGATCGGCAACCGCTTCACGCGCCGCAAGCGCGGCTGGATCTACACCCCGCGCGGCTACGGCAACTGGGACGACACGCCGGACACCGTCACCGCGGCCGGCCTGCCCGCGCATGCGGTCTGGGTGTTCTCCGGCACCAGCGACGGCAACGCACTGGCGCGCGACATCGCTGCCACGGGCCGGGCCGTCGTGGTGTCGAGCGCCAGCGACTACGGCGCCGCGCTGGCCGGGCAGAACTGCCCCGGCGTGGCCGTGGTGGCCGGCCGGCTCGGCATCGAGCGCCGCCGCGAGCTGCTGCGCGAAAGCGCCGCGCACGCCATCGTCGACGCCACCCACCCGTATGCGGCCGAGATGTCGCAGCAGCTGATCCGGCTCGCGCAGGAGCTGGCGCTGCCCTACCTGCGCTACGAACGTCCGGGCGATGCCCAAGCCGCCCCGGCGCAGCGGGCCGCGTCGATGGAAGACGCCGCGCGCCTGGCAATGCAGCACGGCCGGCGCATCTTCCTGGCCACCGGCTCGAAAGACCTCGCCACCTTCGTCAGCGCGGACGCCGCCGGCCGGCACGCCTGGTTCGTGCGCGTCGCGCCGGACCCGGCCCACCTGCAGCGCGCCATCGACGCGGGCATTCCGCGCGCACGGCTGGTGGCGATGCAGGGCCCGTTCTCGCAGGCCGCCAACGAAGCGCTGTGGCGCGACTGGGGCATCGACTGCGTGGTGACGAAGGACTCGGGCGAAGCCGGCGGCTACCACGCCAAGGCCGCGGCCGCCGCCGCGCTCGGCATCCCCCTGATCGTGGTCGACCGCCCGGCCATCGACTACCCGGCGGTGGCGCATGACTTTGCCGGCGTGCTGATGCAGCTCGCCAATCTCGCCGACCGGAACAACGTCGAGGCTTGA
- a CDS encoding cobyrinate a,c-diamide synthase → MTMATSPDTARQCPALFLSAPASHQGKTTLTAGLARHHRNQGRTVRVFKTGPDYLDPYILERASGQPVHSLDLWMTGEADCRQRLYAAAAEADLILIEGAMGLFDGTPSSADLAEAFGVPVLALIDASAMAQTFAAIAHGLASFRPALPFHGVLANRVASPRHAELLTAALPAGLRCLGTVARDDAMTLPERHLGLVMAQEIDDLEPRLEHAAARIATTGLAELPPPVAFAPARAAPMPPLLAGTRIAIARDAAFSFLYPANLELLAGLGAELRFFSPLADAALPPADAVYLPGGYPELHLDTLSANRALHAALHAHAGAGKPLYAECGGMLYLADTLTDAAGRRGTMAGLLPGAATLHTRLAGLGLQAVDLGDGELRGHTFHYSSLATPLAPATHARRAHGAGNAAPGEAVYRHGSIVASYLHAYFPSNPTAAARLFRP, encoded by the coding sequence CTGACAATGGCCACATCACCCGATACCGCGCGGCAGTGCCCGGCGCTGTTCCTGTCGGCCCCGGCCTCGCACCAGGGCAAGACCACGCTGACCGCCGGCCTGGCGCGCCACCACCGCAACCAGGGCCGCACGGTGCGCGTGTTCAAGACGGGGCCGGACTATCTCGACCCCTATATCCTGGAGCGCGCCAGCGGCCAGCCCGTGCACTCGCTCGACCTGTGGATGACCGGCGAGGCCGACTGCCGCCAGCGCTTGTACGCCGCGGCGGCCGAGGCCGACCTGATCCTGATCGAAGGCGCCATGGGCCTGTTCGACGGCACCCCGTCCAGCGCCGACCTGGCCGAGGCCTTCGGCGTGCCGGTGCTGGCGCTGATCGATGCCTCGGCCATGGCGCAGACCTTTGCCGCCATCGCGCACGGGCTGGCGAGCTTCCGCCCGGCGCTGCCGTTCCATGGCGTGCTCGCCAACCGGGTCGCCAGCCCGCGCCACGCCGAACTGCTCACCGCCGCCCTGCCCGCCGGGCTGCGCTGCCTCGGCACCGTCGCGCGCGACGACGCCATGACGCTGCCCGAGCGCCACCTGGGGCTGGTGATGGCCCAGGAGATCGACGACCTCGAACCGCGGCTCGAACACGCCGCCGCCCGGATCGCCACCACCGGCCTGGCGGAGCTGCCGCCACCAGTCGCCTTCGCGCCGGCCCGCGCCGCGCCGATGCCGCCCCTGCTGGCCGGCACGCGCATCGCCATCGCCCGCGACGCGGCGTTCTCGTTTCTCTACCCGGCCAACCTCGAACTGCTGGCCGGCCTGGGCGCGGAACTGCGCTTTTTCTCGCCGCTGGCCGACGCGGCGCTGCCGCCGGCGGATGCGGTCTACCTGCCGGGCGGCTACCCCGAGCTGCACCTCGACACGCTGTCCGCCAACCGGGCCCTGCACGCCGCGCTGCACGCGCACGCCGGGGCCGGCAAGCCGCTGTACGCGGAATGCGGCGGCATGCTGTACCTGGCCGACACCCTGACCGACGCCGCCGGCCGCCGCGGCACCATGGCCGGCCTGCTGCCCGGCGCCGCCACGCTGCACACCCGGCTGGCCGGCCTCGGCCTGCAAGCGGTCGACCTGGGCGACGGCGAACTGCGCGGCCACACCTTCCACTATTCGAGCCTGGCAACGCCGCTCGCGCCGGCCACGCACGCACGCCGCGCCCATGGTGCCGGCAATGCCGCGCCCGGCGAGGCCGTCTACCGCCACGGCAGCATCGTCGCCAGCTACCTGCACGCCTACTTCCCGTCCAACCCCACCGCCGCTGCCCGCCTGTTCCGGCCATGA